From Herbaspirillum sp. WKF16:
CCTTGGCCACGCCTGCGGCGACCGTGCCCACGCCCACTTCCGACACCAGCTTGACCGAGATCGAGGCGCGCGGGTTGACGTTCTTCAGGTCGTGGATCAGCTGCGCCAGGTCTTCGATCGAGTAGATGTCGTGGTGCGGCGGCGGCGAAATCAGGCCCACGCCCGGCACCGACACGCGCAGCTTGGCGATGTATTCCGACACCTTGTGGCCCGGCAGCTGGCCGCCTTCGCCCGGCTTGGCGCCCTGCGCCATCTTGATCTGGATCTGGTCGGCCGAGATCAGGTATTCGGCGGACACGCCGAAACGGCCCGAGGCCACCTGCTTGATGCGCGAACGTAGCGAGTCGCCTTCCTGCAGCGGGATGTCGACTTCGATGTGCTCGCGGCCGATTTCCGAGGCCAGGGTCGCGCCCTGCTTGATGGGGATGCCCTTGAGCTCATTGCGATAGCGGTTGACGTCTTCGCCGCCTTCGCCGGTGTTGGACTTGCCGCCGATGCGGTTCATCGCGATGGCCAGCGTGGCGTGCGCCTCGGTCGAGATCGAGCCCAGCGACATGGCGCCGGTGGCGAAGCGCTTGACGATTTCCTTGGCAGGCTCCACTTCATCGATCGAGATGGCGCGCGACGGATCGATCCTGAACTCGAACAGGCCGCGCAGCGTCATGTGGCGCTTGGACTGGTCGTTGATGATCTGGGCGTACTCTTTGTAGGTGTTGTAGCTGTTCGAACGGGTCGAGTGCTGCAGCTTGGCGATCGCGTCCGGCGTCCACATGTGCTCTTCGCCGCGGATGCGGAAGGCGTACTCGCCGCCGGCATCCAGCGCGTTGGCCAGCACCGGGTCGGCGCTGAAGGCCGCGGTGTGCAGGCGCAAGGCTTCCTCGGCCACCTCGAACACGCCGATGCCCTCGACGTTGGAGGCGGTGCCCTTGAAGTACTTGTCCACCAGCGCCTTGGACAGGCCGATGGCTTCGAAGATCTGCGCGCCGCAGTAGGACATGTAGGTCGAGATGCCCATCTTGGACATGACCTTCAGCAAGCCCTTGCCGACCGCCTTCTGGAAGTTGTAGATCGCCTTGTCGGCCGACAGGTCGCCCGGCAGGCCGCGCGCCATTTCGGACAGCGTATCCATCGCCAGGTACGGGTGGATGGCTTCGGCGCCATAACCCGCCAGCAGCGCGAAGTGGTGGGTCTCGCGCGCCGAGCCGGTTTCCACCACCAGGCCGGTGGAGGTGCGCAGGCCCTTGCTGACCAGGTGCTGGTGGATTGCCGAGGTGGCCAGCAGCGCCGGGATCGGCAGTTGGTCGGGACCGACCTTGCGGTCGGACACGATCAGGATGTTGTGGCCCGACTTGACCGCGTCCACGGCCTTGGCGCACAGCGACGCCAGGCGCGCTTCGATGCCTTCCTTGCCCCAGGCGACCGGATAGCAGATGTTCAGTTCATGCGACTTGAACTTGCCGCCGCTGTGTGCGCTGATGTTGCGCAGCTTGGCGATGTCGTCGTAGTCCAGCACCGGCTGCGTCACTTCCAGGCGCATCGGCGGGTTGATGTTGTTGGTGTCGAGCAGGTTGGGCTTGGGTCCGATGAAGGACACCAGCGACATGACCAGGGCTTCGCGGATCGGGTCGATCGGCGGGTTGGTCACCTGCGCGAACAGCTGGCGGAAGTAGTTGTAGAGCGGCTTGTTCTTGTTGGACATGACCGCCAGCGGCGAGTCGTTGCCCATGGAACCGATCGCCTCTTCGCCGCTGGTGGCCATCGGGGCCATCAGGAACTTGACGTCTTCCTGGGTGTAGCCGAAGACCTGCTGCAGGTCCAGCAGCGACAGTTCGGACGCGGCCTGGCGCGGCTCGTTCTCGAGTTCGTCCAGCTTGACGCGCACCGAGTTGATCCACTGCTTGTAGGGCTTGGCGTTGGCGTAGGTGTCCTTCAGTTCCTTGTCGTCGATGATGCGGCCGGCGTCCAGGTCGATCAGGAACATCTTGCCCGGCTGCAGGCGCCACTTCTGGATGATCTTGGATTCGGGAATCGGCAGCACGCCGGATTCGGAAGCCATCACCACCAGGTCGTCGTCGGTGACGATGTAGCGCGCCGGGCGCAGGCCGTTGCGGTCCAGCGTGCCGCCGATGTGGCGGCCGTCGGTGAAGGCCAGCGCGGCCGGGCCGTCCCACGGTTCCATCATGGCGGCGTGGTATTCGTAGAAGGCGCGACGGTTGTCGTCCATCGAGGTGTGGTTTTCCCAGGCCTCGGGCACCATCATCATCATCGCCTGCGGCAACGGGTAGCCGGCCATGACCAGCAGCTCCAGCGCGTTGTCGAAGCTGGCGGTGTCGGACTGGCCTTCATAGATCAGCGGGAACAGCTTCTTCAGGTCCGAGCCCAGCACGGCCGACTGCATCACGCCTTCGCGGGCGCGCATCCAGTTGAAGTTGCCCTTGACGGTGTTGATTTCGCCGTTGTGGGCGATCAGGCGGTACGGGTGGGCCAGCGGCCACTCGGGGAAGGTGTTGGTGGAGAAGCGCTGGTGCACCAGGGCCAGGGCCGAGACGCAGCGCTCGTCCTGCAGGTCCTTGTAGTACACGCCGACCTGATCGGCCAGCAGCAGGCCCTTGTAGACCACGGTGCGGGCCGACATCGAGGGCACGAAGAATTCCTTGCCGTGCAGCAGGTTCAGCGCCTGGATGGCGTGGCCGGACGACTTGCGGATCACGTACAGCTTGCGCTCCAGCGCGTCGGTCACCATGATGTCCGGGCCGCGGCCGATGAAGATCTGGCGGATCACCGGTTCTTTTTCGCGCACGGTGGGCGACATCGGCATGTCGGTGTCGACCGGCACGTCGCGCCAGCCCAGCACGATCTGGCCTTCGGCCAGCACGGCGCGTTCGATTTCCTGTTCACAGGCGATGCGCGAGGCGTTTTCCTTGGGCAGGAACACCATGCCTACGCCATATTCGCCCGGCGGCGGCAGGTCCACACCCTGCTTGGCCATCTCGTCGCGGTAGTACTGGTCGGGAATCTGGATCAGGATGCCGGCGCCGTCACCCATCAGCGGGTCGGCGCCGACGGCGCCCCGGTGGTCCAGATTCTTCAGAAT
This genomic window contains:
- a CDS encoding glutamate synthase-related protein, yielding MHAQGLYDPANEHDACGVGFIAHIKGKKSHSIVDQGLLILKNLDHRGAVGADPLMGDGAGILIQIPDQYYRDEMAKQGVDLPPPGEYGVGMVFLPKENASRIACEQEIERAVLAEGQIVLGWRDVPVDTDMPMSPTVREKEPVIRQIFIGRGPDIMVTDALERKLYVIRKSSGHAIQALNLLHGKEFFVPSMSARTVVYKGLLLADQVGVYYKDLQDERCVSALALVHQRFSTNTFPEWPLAHPYRLIAHNGEINTVKGNFNWMRAREGVMQSAVLGSDLKKLFPLIYEGQSDTASFDNALELLVMAGYPLPQAMMMMVPEAWENHTSMDDNRRAFYEYHAAMMEPWDGPAALAFTDGRHIGGTLDRNGLRPARYIVTDDDLVVMASESGVLPIPESKIIQKWRLQPGKMFLIDLDAGRIIDDKELKDTYANAKPYKQWINSVRVKLDELENEPRQAASELSLLDLQQVFGYTQEDVKFLMAPMATSGEEAIGSMGNDSPLAVMSNKNKPLYNYFRQLFAQVTNPPIDPIREALVMSLVSFIGPKPNLLDTNNINPPMRLEVTQPVLDYDDIAKLRNISAHSGGKFKSHELNICYPVAWGKEGIEARLASLCAKAVDAVKSGHNILIVSDRKVGPDQLPIPALLATSAIHQHLVSKGLRTSTGLVVETGSARETHHFALLAGYGAEAIHPYLAMDTLSEMARGLPGDLSADKAIYNFQKAVGKGLLKVMSKMGISTYMSYCGAQIFEAIGLSKALVDKYFKGTASNVEGIGVFEVAEEALRLHTAAFSADPVLANALDAGGEYAFRIRGEEHMWTPDAIAKLQHSTRSNSYNTYKEYAQIINDQSKRHMTLRGLFEFRIDPSRAISIDEVEPAKEIVKRFATGAMSLGSISTEAHATLAIAMNRIGGKSNTGEGGEDVNRYRNELKGIPIKQGATLASEIGREHIEVDIPLQEGDSLRSRIKQVASGRFGVSAEYLISADQIQIKMAQGAKPGEGGQLPGHKVSEYIAKLRVSVPGVGLISPPPHHDIYSIEDLAQLIHDLKNVNPRASISVKLVSEVGVGTVAAGVAKAKSDHVVIAGHDGGTGASPLSSIKHAGSPWELGLAETQQTLVLNGLRNRIRVQADGQMKTGRDVVIGAMLGADEFGFATAPLVVEGCIMMRKCHLNTCPVGVATQDPVLRAKFSGKPEHVVNFFFFIAEEARQIMAQLGIRKFDELIGRADLLDRTKAIAHWKARGLDFSRIFHQPESNLPVYHTDYQDHGLDKALDHKLISQAQPALEKGEKVSFISTIKNLNRTVGAMLSGEVAKRYGDEGLPDDTIHIQLQGTAGQSAGAFLAKGVTLDLVGEGNDYVGKGLSGGRIIVRPNTEFRGRAVDNMISGNTVLYGAITGEAFINGVAGERFAVRNSGAIAVVEGTGDHGCEYMTGGTVVVLGNTGRNFAAGMSGGIAYVYDPDGDFATKCNTSMVALDKVLADTEQAHEVARNVWHSLSRGGERQTDEAILRGLIERHFKYTGSTRARYLLDNWAASRAKFVKVFPTEYKRALAELAAAAEAKKEKVAA